A region of Prochlorococcus marinus subsp. pastoris str. CCMP1986 DNA encodes the following proteins:
- the gmd gene encoding GDP-mannose 4,6-dehydratase has protein sequence MNSSKVALITGITGQDGSYLAELLLDKGYIVHGIKRRSSSFNTERIDHLYQDPHEISPQLILHYGDLVDSTNIIRLIKEIEPDEIYNLAAQSHVAVSFETPEYTANCDALGTLRILEAVRILNLEKKTKIYQASTSELYGRVCKSPQNEDTPFNPQSPYGVAKLYSYWIIKNYRDAYGIYACNGILFNHESPRRGETFVTRKITRGLVRIDSGIDEILYLGNLNSLRDWGHAKDYVKMQWLMLQQDYADDYVIATGKNKSIKEFIELVACELGWNRKNRNLPAIRWEGSGLQEVGIRNENNKIIIKVDKRYFRPSEVDSLLGDPTKAINKLGWRSSITLEKLIHEMVEFDKLKLAKQ, from the coding sequence TTGAATAGCTCAAAAGTAGCATTAATTACAGGTATTACTGGACAAGATGGAAGTTATCTTGCTGAACTCCTTTTAGATAAGGGGTACATTGTTCACGGAATAAAGAGGCGATCGAGTAGTTTTAATACTGAAAGAATTGATCATTTATATCAAGACCCACATGAAATATCTCCACAATTAATACTCCATTACGGAGATTTAGTTGACAGTACAAATATTATTAGGTTAATAAAAGAAATTGAACCAGATGAAATTTATAATCTCGCTGCACAAAGTCATGTAGCTGTTAGCTTTGAAACTCCAGAATATACGGCAAATTGCGATGCTCTTGGTACATTAAGAATTCTTGAAGCTGTTAGGATATTAAACTTAGAAAAAAAGACTAAAATTTACCAAGCTAGTACTAGTGAGTTATATGGGAGAGTATGTAAATCCCCTCAAAACGAAGATACTCCTTTTAACCCTCAAAGTCCCTATGGCGTGGCTAAATTGTATTCATATTGGATAATAAAAAATTATAGAGATGCATATGGTATTTACGCATGTAATGGTATTTTGTTTAATCATGAAAGTCCAAGGAGAGGAGAAACATTTGTTACGAGAAAAATCACAAGGGGTCTTGTGAGAATTGATTCAGGTATTGATGAAATACTTTATCTTGGAAATTTAAATTCTTTGAGAGATTGGGGTCATGCTAAGGATTATGTGAAAATGCAATGGCTTATGCTTCAGCAAGATTATGCAGATGATTATGTAATAGCTACTGGAAAAAATAAAAGTATCAAAGAATTTATTGAATTGGTAGCATGTGAGCTCGGCTGGAATAGAAAAAACCGAAATCTACCAGCTATTCGCTGGGAGGGCTCAGGTTTGCAAGAGGTTGGAATTAGAAATGAAAATAATAAAATAATTATCAAAGTTGATAAAAGATATTTTAGGCCATCTGAAGTAGATAGTTTGTTGGGTGATCCTACTAAAGCTATTAATAAACTTGGATGGAGAAGCTCTATTACTTTAGAAAAATTAATACACGAAATGGTGGAATTTGATAAGTTGAAACTTGCTAAACAATAA